A segment of the Oceanotoga teriensis genome:
CTCTTCTATTATTTAAAAAAAGCGACAGAAGAAATCCTCTGTCGCTTTTGTATTTAATTAATCATTTTTATCCTTTCCAGGATCTCTAAATTTGTATCCTTTTCCGCGTACAGTAATTATGTATTTTGGATTTGAAGGATCTTCTTCTATTTTTGTTCTAAGTCTTCTTATGTGAACATCAACAGTTCTTGTGTCTCCATAATAGTCATATCCCCAAAGTTTATCCAATAATACATCTCTATTGAATACTTTTCCTTCGTTTTTAGCTAAGAACACTAAAAGATCGAATTCTAATGGAGTCAAACTTACTAATTCACCTCTAACCCATACTTCTAATCTTTCTGTATTGATTATCAAATCTTTAGCAGTTATTTTTTTAGGTCCTTCTTCTTTCATTTGTGAAGCTGTTGTCTGTCTTCTAAATATTGATTTTATTCTAGCCAACAATTCTCTTACATTGAATGGTTTTGTTACATAATCATCACTACCAAGTTCTAAACCTGCAACTTTATCTGCTGCATCATCTTTTGCTGAAAGAATTAGTACTGGTGTAGCTTTATGTGCCTCTGAACTTTTGAGAATTCTTATTAAATCAAATCCATCCATTGATCCTGGAAGCATTATATCCACTATAAAGAAATCTACATCTTTTTCTTCAACAATTTTCAATGCTTCATCTGCTGAACCTGCTGATAATACATCATAACCTTCCTTAGAAAGATTTATTGATAACATTTCGGAAATAGCTGGGTCATCTTCAACTATCATAATAGTTTTTTTTGCCATGTATAATTCCCCCTTTCTGGGTTTACTTTAGTTTAATTTATTTAGCTTTTCCAGTGATTTTCTTTCAAGCGTTTTTTTGCTTATAACTTTTCTTTCAAAAGAGAATTGTGCTATTTTATTTATTTCATCGAATGCTTCACCTTCAAAAAGTATGGTATTTCCAATTATTTTTGAAACTTTTAATTTAACATACACTTTAAAACCTTGTGGTGTAATAGATATATGTTCAAAATTAGTTTTTGACACAACACATACCATTTTTTCAGTTAAATAAGGTTTTATAATTTCAAATCCACATTTATGCACATATTCTATCAAAGATGAAGTGCTCAAAACTTGATATTTCAAGTTCAAATTAGTTTCAGTCCAATAGTACAATTCACTATTTAGTTGAAATTCAAAATTATGCTCTTTCATAAATTCATCTTTAATATTTTCAAGTACTTCATGCATAATATCCCTCCTATTTTAGTTGGGAAATATGGAGATGTCTTTTATTTTTAAATATTAAAAAATTATATATTTTTCTTTGTTTTTTACTTCCCATGTTTATAATTTTTTTAGTTTCTTCATAATTAGGTGGATAATTTTTATTTTTCATAAATATTAATCTAAGTATTTCAGAATCAAATATATCACCTTTTATTTCATAAATATATTCGTTTTTTTCATATTTAACTCTTTTTTTAAATTCTTTTTCTACAGTATTTCTATATTCCCATAAAATTTTTTGAAGAGTTAAAATATTATTTTCATAATTATCGAATATTCCATCAAATTCTGGAATTATTTTGTGTCTTATTTTATTTCTCGTATATTCAAGAGAAAAATTACTTGAGTCAACAACATGTTCAACCTTATTAATTGTAACATAATCCTCTACATCTTTCAAAGTTACAGTTAACATAGGTCTGGTTAATTTTTCATTAACGGGCATTAAACCTGATAAACCATATATACCAGTACCCCTCAATAATCTATATATTAATGTTTCTGTAACATCATTCAGATGATGTGCCGTAGCAATTTTGTCATATTTGAATTCTTTTTGTATATTAAATAAAAATTCGTATCTTTTTTCTCTCGCCGCTTGTTCAATAGATATTTTACTATCTTCTGAGTATCTTATAATATCAAAATTTTCATAATGATATTCTAATCCAAATTTATTTACATATTCTTCAACAAATTTTTCTTCATGTTCAGATTCTTTTCTTATTTTGTGATTAAAGTGTGCAACGCCTAATTTATAATCGTTTATTTTTGATATTTTATACAATACATTTAGCAGTGTCATTGAATCTTTACCACCCGAAACTGCTATTAATATTTTATCACATTTTTTAAAAATTTTATACGTTTTTATGAAATTAAAGATTTTTTTTTCGAATGAATTTAAGTACATATTAACACCTCACAGAGAAAAACGCCCTTGCGGGCGTCTTTGGAGCCGATGAAGGGATTTGAACCCCCGACCTACTCATTACGAATGAGCCGCTCTACCAGCTGAGCTACATCGGCATTTTATACATCAGCAACTGTTAATATTATACTATAAAATTTGCAAGTGTCAAATTTTATATTTTAAATATTTTTATAGTATAATAAAGTATAGTGACTTGAAAAATAGAGCAATAAAAAAGGGATATGAAATAAAAAACAAGTAAATGAAAAGCAACAAAAATAAAAACAAGTAAAAAAAGGAATAAAAAGCGATAAAAAAGAGAAAAAAGAGAAGGGAAGAAAGAAAAAAAGATAGCAAAAGAAAAAGCTTAGAAAAAGCTTTTAATAAAAAATATAGAAGATAAGATAAAAAATCAAAAAGAATATTTTAAAGATTTAGGAGAAGCTAACAAATCATCTCTACCAATAGAATGAGCAAGTAAGGCAGAAGATATAAGAAACAAGTTAGCCAAATTACAATCCAAATTAACAGAATTAATGAATCTAAGAGAAGTAGAATTAGATAAACGAGATAA
Coding sequences within it:
- a CDS encoding response regulator transcription factor yields the protein MAKKTIMIVEDDPAISEMLSINLSKEGYDVLSAGSADEALKIVEEKDVDFFIVDIMLPGSMDGFDLIRILKSSEAHKATPVLILSAKDDAADKVAGLELGSDDYVTKPFNVRELLARIKSIFRRQTTASQMKEEGPKKITAKDLIINTERLEVWVRGELVSLTPLEFDLLVFLAKNEGKVFNRDVLLDKLWGYDYYGDTRTVDVHIRRLRTKIEEDPSNPKYIITVRGKGYKFRDPGKDKND
- a CDS encoding thioesterase family protein, with protein sequence MHEVLENIKDEFMKEHNFEFQLNSELYYWTETNLNLKYQVLSTSSLIEYVHKCGFEIIKPYLTEKMVCVVSKTNFEHISITPQGFKVYVKLKVSKIIGNTILFEGEAFDEINKIAQFSFERKVISKKTLERKSLEKLNKLN
- the tilS gene encoding tRNA lysidine(34) synthetase TilS yields the protein MYLNSFEKKIFNFIKTYKIFKKCDKILIAVSGGKDSMTLLNVLYKISKINDYKLGVAHFNHKIRKESEHEEKFVEEYVNKFGLEYHYENFDIIRYSEDSKISIEQAAREKRYEFLFNIQKEFKYDKIATAHHLNDVTETLIYRLLRGTGIYGLSGLMPVNEKLTRPMLTVTLKDVEDYVTINKVEHVVDSSNFSLEYTRNKIRHKIIPEFDGIFDNYENNILTLQKILWEYRNTVEKEFKKRVKYEKNEYIYEIKGDIFDSEILRLIFMKNKNYPPNYEETKKIINMGSKKQRKIYNFLIFKNKRHLHISQLK